Part of the Scomber japonicus isolate fScoJap1 chromosome 2, fScoJap1.pri, whole genome shotgun sequence genome, TTCACATTTCTGTGTAATCTGGCACATTTCTCTCAGAATGATTTGCAAATAATGACCTGTTTGTTTGGCCATTATTGTGCAAAATATATTGGCAGAAACACGCTTCAGATTATTACAATCTATTTCTGTCTCATCCAGAATTACTGTATTTGTTTAACATACAATTTCCTCTCCGTTGACAGAGCGAGCGACCAGTGGCTCTGTGCAGTCAGAGGATTGGGGACTCAACATGGAGATATGTGATATCATCAACGAGACAGATGAAGGGTAGGAGTGATGTCATTTTGTTCTGCTTAATGATTGGTGGTCTCTGGCCTATAGAGGCAGAGATTGTCCCGTCCTTTCAGGCTTTTTTCTTTGACTTCGCAACACAAGTTAGAATAATGATTATTGGTAAAAAGAAGATAGACATGTTGCCTTATCTTTCTGACTACCTATTACTCTGTATGGTTGTAGGCCTCCATGTGTACTACTTTTACAACTACTCTTTATTGTATCATATTAATTATGATTTCTTTTTACAGCTAGTTGTGACTGAATGACCTACTTATGTAGGCCAACCTCAGTTTACGAGATTTGGTTTGTAATGCcatgagtgaatgaatgtcACTGTATATCATAAAAGTGTTCATAGTGATTTGCCTAATAAGTTGGTTATAATGTTTTAGTTCCCTTTTTTTCAGAAGGCTGTCTGTATTTTTTAGCTCTATCACTGCAGACATGagccacaaacacaaatatcttCATTATACTTCTGTGACACaaacttcctcctcttcttttcagtttgttgatgatcattacttatttttcttttagaaaTGGATGAGTATGGTGACTGATCATTCAATGcaaagttgtgtttttcaggCCCAGAGATGCAGTCAAAGCTATAAAGAAGAGAATCGTTGGGAACAAGAACTTCAGAGAGATCATGTTGTCTCTTACTGTGAGTAATCAAATGTAGGTGACTGTATGCTGACGTTTCATTTCCTCTATCATGAGCCGAAGGAAGGGCGCGAGAGTGTAATTTGAAGGCCAGAGTGACCCTTGAGCTCACTGGCTGGTGGCTTAAAGAAGATTGTGTAATGCAAGTAACTAAATCAACACTTGTATTGAAACCATCATAATAAAAAGCTTATTTTGGGAACTTCCAGGTTCTCGAGGCCTGTGTGAAGAACTGCGGTCATCGCTTCCACGTTCTGGTTACGTCTCAGGACTTTGTTGAAGGAGTTTTGGTCCGTTCCATCTTGCCCAAATACAACCCCCCCACTGCCCTTCATGACAGGGTGCTCAGCCTCATACAGGTAGGTGGACGCTCCCATAGCACATACCTCAGAGGGAAAATTGATAGAAACTGTCTGTACTCTGGTTTCcttattttactttctttgaCAAGTCTTTACCTGCATTGTGAAAGAAATCAGTGGTGTGTTTTATTTGAGTTTGACTCTTTGACTAcggacaaaaacaacagtgttATCTTCAGTGTTCTTTGGGATTGAAATAGCTTCATACTGTCCCATACTATTCGGTTGAAACCAATTGTATGAAAGCACAGTCTATCAGAAACGATAACATTTGATAGAGTCAGCCTTTTAAAGCCTGCAGTTCCCTCTCTGCGtgttgcttttcttctcttcttgttcttttcacatttaatctttgttttcgtgctgtattattattataattataatctTGGTGTCATCTTCCAGTCGTGGGCCGATGCGTTTCGTAGCTCCCCCTCCCTTTCTGGGGTGGTGTACGTATACGACGACCTGAGGAGACGAGGTCTGGAGTTCCCCATGACAGATCTGGATGCTCTGTCCCCTATCCACACTCCTAACAGAGTGAGTTTATAGATGGAGTGATTAAACACATGTATATCTATATGCTGTATTTCTCCAACACGCTTCATAATTTCCACCTTCATCTTACAGAGTATCCCTGAAAACGGGACTGAGACGACCCCTgtcaccactcctccacatcagCCACAAACTCAAACTGCTTCCAGTGTTCCCACTCAGAATGCTTCACCTCAAGTCCAACCTAGTGAAGGACCAGCCTCACTATCTGCAGAACAGGTACCATAATCAAAGACCTCATAGAACCAGTGAGGACTGACCGATACAGAGTGAAGACAGAtgccatttttttaatatttgtcaacttaagtttttttttcacttaaaagAGCTATTTTCTGTTGACCCGTGTTAAAACTTATAATCACTTGCATTGTGGTTCATTTTTGTAAAACCAACCAAAAGAAAAGGCTCTTTAATATGCAATAATACGCAACCAGCAGCAGCTGAAAATCCTGGTTTGCTGACCTCCAGAGCTGAATGATTTCATCTTGCTATATTAATGGAGACATGGACTTAAGGTGGTGGTCAGTGCATCATGACACCACTGATGGATGTGGTTATTTGTGCAACTGAGCAAATTTCTGACCTCTTCCAGTCATACTCATGATGAGTGATCCTGGGTGTtttcagaatttaaaaaaagacttgaaacCACTAATTAGAGAAGTCAGTGAATCACTTCAGCCTGGCGATAAGTtcctttttacacttttaaattaCACCAGTGTTGCCTTGACCTAACAGAAATGTATTCTTCTATTTCTTGATGTGGACCACAAAATAACTAGAGAATGGGGTTTTGACTTGTTTGGCTTTCGGCTGCTGTTgctaatttgtttttgttttgttttttcttctccagGAACAGAAGTTGCGGAGTGAGCTGGCACTTGTGAAAGGAAATCTCACTGTGATGTCTGAAATGCTGAATGAGTTGAAACCTGGACAGACTCAGCTGGGCGATACAGAActtctacaggtgtgtgtgtgtgtgtgtgtgtgtgtgtgtgtggatcagaACTGTTAACAAGATTTACAACATCCAACTCTTAAAGTCCAACATAGAGGGACAATAAGCTTTAATCTCCTCACGAGATATGTATACAGATGTGATGTCTAGATACTTGCATTGATGGTACCTGGGAATTTCATAGCTGAAAATGTTGAGCAATTTATTTCATTGGATAAAGGATTCCTTTTTAAACTCATGTGAAAATACATAAGGTAGAGACACCTGTTTCTTACTTTTCAATATCTCTGGTCTCATTCTTTGGTTTTTGTCACTGTTCCCATGCAGTTCAGGTGTCCTCTCGCTGAGTTCTCGAAgctttttttgtgaaatgtagGGAATCAGTGACTGTAGGATTGGTACCaccaaaaaagcaaataaaacactCGCTCATAAAATAACTCTTAGACAGGACATTACAGatgaatgattattttcttttaagtcACTTCTGATGACAgcctctctctccttactctgCCCAAGCAGCAGCTGTACTCTGTGTGTAAGAGCATGCAGGCTCGAGTGGTGGAGCTCATCCCTCAGTTGCTGGATGAAGGATTTATTGAAGAGCTGCTCATGATCAACGATGACCTCAACAACGCTTTCATCCGCTATGAGAGGTGTGTGGCAAATAACCTGCTTTTTTTGGAAGAAGCTTTTTGTCATTCGAGTGAAATGCAAGTATATGTATCCTTCTCATGGCTGAATTTATACtcattttattgtaattgtgTTTTAGGTTTGACAGACTTAACAACGCACAGATTACAAATACGCCACAGGTAAGAAAGAGCTTAACTTGTTTGAAATAATAATTTCAGTACTCAGTCCTTCAGAAAACTGAGGTCTAAAGGTTTTCCATCATTTGAACTGTAAGAGTATGAGTGTGAAGCCCACTTCATTATGTCTTCCTAGCAGAGCTCTGTCAGCAGCCCGAGCCTCATCGACTTCAGCCCCGAAACTTCCACTCTCAGCCAACCTGCCGTCATCACAACAAACAGCCAACTAGCAGCCAGCacttcagccaatcagaagccaTCAGTTAACCACAGTGAGTAATCGGTGTATGACTTCTTCTTCAGGTCTACACTCTTTTTGCAACACCATAACCATATTTACAATGAAGTCACGAGGGTGTAGGATTTGGGATGGCAGAAAACAGGGTGTTGTGGCTGAACATGTGTGGGCTGCATTATAACAAACATCGTCTGACATGATGTTTTTAGGAAAAGAAACTGTGGTCACTGAGAGGAAACGCTCACAATGCACAGCTGTTACCATGTGATCTATTTAGAAAATGCAAAGAGTGACAGACTTGATACATTTATAACATGCAAATGGGTGCATAGCTACATGACATATCTATTACAAATGCTGTTTTCTGTGAATTACATGTAATATAATTGTAATAGTAAATTTATGCTGTTACAGAAAATTAGAGAACAAAGTAAAGCATTGTTATACAGTCAAGTGACTTTAAATTACAACTCTCTGTCTtttagaagaggaagaggagtttGACATGTTTGCCCAAACCAGAGGCAGCTCCCTGGCTgagcagaggaagaggtgagTGGTGCTAACTGATGACCTACTTACTTATTCTCTTCGCTCCGGCTGGGAAATGAGGCGACAATTATTAGCCACCACTGAACTTTTATATGCTGCTTTGGCCTGTGCTTCATCCCATGAAAGACCCATCTCCTCCAGTTGTCATTACTGTCATTCACCAGGTGGCCTCTCTATTTCGAGGCAGCTTTAGGTATCCTTTGACTGAGCATCCTCAGGACATGACTGAGCCATCGTAATctgcttttctttatctttGGGGACATGTTCATGCTGCCTGTCCTCTTATTCAGTTCCACATTTGCAATCTTGTTAGGTCAATAgaaatttattttttcaattttgttgttgttgttgttattgttgttgtttttttaactgcatCACAAACAAGAAGACCATTTCCCAATAAGAAGTAAAGGACGGCTGTTTCTCCTTCTACTACACTGTTAATGATTAAATATCAAGCAGTCAGTTCTACATGCTTTAACTGCAACTGAGTCTTTGTGTGTTCTGTTAAAGCTGGAAGTAACCAGTCTTTTTCAtggaatgtaaaataaatatagctTTAAATTAGCCTGCATTACatccctggtgtgtgtgtgtgtgtatagtgtcaGGTATGAGGACCCAGGAGCTGTGGAGGGCCTCGCTGGAGCCCTGGACTCAAGGTTGCAGGTCACAGGAGGGGTACGTAGAAAAAACTAACACATTAATGGAGATATTTCCTTTGAATAAACCAATAAATAAGCTTCTGCTAATCTCTATTTTTTCTTAGATGCCACCAGTGAAAAACCCTGTGCAGAATGATATTGACAGATGGCTGTCTAGTGATATGGTAAGACTATCTATGGTATGTACAGTGCCCTTTTGAAAAAGTACAGTTTGATGTGTGATATAATCTGTGCTCTTTGTGTTTTGATGTGTTTGAAAATGCAGCAAGACCAGTCTGCAGTCAGTGAGGGAGTGTCCAGTGAAGGTACGTATAGTTGTTTTCTCTCTAGCGGTTCATCGCATCGCTGCTGTCGTGTAAACAAAACGTTTCTTAATACTTCCTCACACCTAGAACTATAACTGTCCCTTCCAGAGTTTGATAAGTTTTTGGAGGACCGGGCGATAGCGGCAGACCCCAACGGCCAGACGATTCGCAATGTGCCGCAATCCACCTCCAGACCACCGCCACAATCTTCTACCCAGCAACAGAACAGATCACATGACCAGCTTTTTTCACTCTGAGTTTggggacagaggaagaggagcaggtaGATGTAAAGGTCAACATGCACATTCCACATATCACACTGAAATATACCtacaatcaaacacacactgtgccaAGTCAGGTTGTTTctgaaagtacacacacacacacacacacacacacacacacacacacacacactcacatacaatAAAACCTGGCACTACAGAACTGATGTGTAATCAATGCATTGCAAAAATGACAGTATATCTTTGTTTGTTGGGTTCATGTGggtataaataaaatgatgtgatTGTATTTATGGaatgtattataatatatgataatGTCCATGTAAACCAAACATAGATGTGTGTTTACAGTTGAGCATAACGTTGAAAATATTTGATATCACACCAAAATGTGCCTTTGACCCAGACAGCTGATTTTGTGCAGAAAAGAATAAATGGGGCAAACATGTTTCATCTGTCCTTGTTTTTAATCTACTCTGTGATGTCATGTAGACTTCCATGAGAGGAATTTACCCCCAAAGCTTGTTTTCTAACTGATCTATAaagcctttgtgtgtgtgggagaacTGCTGTTATTGGAGATCTTGTGTCAGAGGTCGATGACGCAACTCCAGCAAATCGAGGTCAAATTATGCTCTTTGGGAAATGTGCAGACTACTTACATTACAAGAATTAGTTCAAGTTAAAGTGTTGTTGCTAATCAACCCGTGACGTCAAACCACAACTTCTCAGATTTACCCTGAACTACTGGAAGTGGTAAGTCAGCCTTGAATGAGAGGTGGGAGCTCAGGTGTGTTGTGGACACACTCAATAATATTACTGCTTTTTGTGTGATAATGTCTAGATGTTATTGTTGAAGAGCTCAAGGATGTCTGGTGGTGGGTACACAGAGTCCCTGAAGCACCCAATAATAGAGAGACAGTGGAGCACCCATAATTCAACGGGTGAAAAGGAAGACCAGAGGAGCGAGTTGTCATTCTTCTGTTCCAGACCATCCAGACTTAAGACCATGTTCAGACTGTTCAACTGCTGGGTTTTTGTGTCTGTCCTCCTGCGTGGACCTGCAGACTTAACTTCAAATGCTTCCACCCAGGATGAGCTTCTAAATGTGACTGAGGAGGACACAGGCTGGGATTCACCTTTTCTTCAGCTGAGAGCCAATCTCCCATCTTACTCGCAGCCAATTCGCCCGTACGCCCTGCCGACAAACTCAGAAGACTACCATTACGTGCCCGAATCCAGACATCGCCGACCCTCTCGTCTCCTGCGTATTCTGGGATCCTCCTTTGACCCGTTCTGGATGTCTATAGATCAACCATCCATAACCTCTGGGGTGTTGACTTTAGAGGGAGATCAGGATGATGGTCAACCTCTGTCACTGTCTACTAAATTACCCAACTACACCGCTTTGAGAGAAAAGGTCAACTTGAGCACCTCTTCAGACCTGAGAGAGGCCACAGCACATCGTCGCCTGAAGCTAGAGGAGGAAGCTGCAGATCTGGACTTTGGTTTTCTACCTCCAGATGTTGCCAGTTCAGTAAGAGCTTGGCTAGTGCGCTCAGCTGCATGTGGATTACGTTACCAGTGGGTGGATCTGGGCGCTGCTTACTGGCCACGTTGGCTGCGGCAGACAGATTGTGAAAGATCAGACGGAGGGCGAAGCTGTTCCTTTCCCATAGGGATGGACTGCAGGCGAGCTCAAACAACGCACCTAAAGATTCTGGCGTGGCACTGCCTGGAGATCAGAGAGGGAGGTGATGGGTCCAGAAGGATTAAGGCTGACTGGTCTGATGGCAGCACTGAGATGGGAACAAGTGAAGCAGTGAGAAGGTGTTTATGGAGGCAGGTGCCGTATCCTGTGGTCACAGCTTGCACATGCTTGTGTAAATGATTTTCTCACCAGTGCTTCAAATTTTCAGCTCACCTGCACCTGGGTCTCCATATgctcatgtttttaaaattgttatTCATGTAAGACAAAAGGCAGAGATTGCTTGcttattatttgttttaggtAGAATTTAATAAACATATTAATTTTTGACAGTTACTTTAAAtttactctttttcttttttccactgaCCAGCTTCACTGAAGCAGCATTTGTACAATCTGCCTCTTTAAATTTcaagtaaatgttttttatcaCCAATAATGAGGGCACAGTCCCATAGTGGTATGTGGGTTGTGCTATATAAACAGCCATGTGGGAAAATAAAGTATCATGTTGCACATAGTGGTTGCAATACTGTGTGatattttcatttcctgtttcttacATTTTCACAATTACTGTTGCATAGATAAACATGGCAATCTCAATCTCAAGTAGATCTGAGTGTCAGATTTTCTCCTGTTGTgccattttaatgttgtgtttattaatttaattaatgtgtttataattgcaaatgtttcagtcatttttaaaagtcagTGTGAATGGTTTTCAGTCTACTCTCTTTctcatgtgaaataaataaagccatAGTTTGAAGTTGAAACGATATTTGTATTGATTTAGAATGGTATTTAATCATCATGTTACTATTGaagaaagtttgaaaaaaatgtttacttttcatttgttgtttttgtctgaaataaattaaaaccatCGATCAAAAAAGTGAGTAACCTTCATTACTGTCCTCTGgctttttgaaatgttcatAGTACCCTCTCTCGCTCCAACACATTTGGTGATGTCAGTGTAATTGTTTGGAGGTAGTCTGACATCACATTGACAAAACTAtactatgaaaacaaaaaacagaaagttCAACATATGGTCAGTTTATTCAAATTTAACATCCATAAATCCATATTTTCAAGGTCTCGTCCATCATATGAAATGTTCATGATTGGATTTAAATCATAGTGTTTTGAGTCTATCCAAGATATTAACAATTAATGTGTACATACAGTTCAAAATCTGACTTCCTTACCATTTCTGTTAAAGAACCAATGTGTAAGATTTTGGGGGATCTATTGGCAGAAAtctaatataatattcattcatttaactatgttttcattagtgtataatcatctGAAATTACAAATCATTGTgcttttgggttagggttagggttagggttaatatttaCTGAGGGACGAGCCCATGGGTGTATAACGAGAATGGGTGTCGGGGGCAGGGCCCCGTTGATTTctatgaaagttgctcagtggtGCATGAAACCAAAAAAGCCACTTCCTGAAAACATACTGCACACTGTCGAGTCATTCCTTGGGgtttgtgattttaaaaaaaatgtatcagctgATTTACAGACATCTCTTTGACAATTTAAGTCTATGGGAAAAAAGCTTTTTGTGCCAAATAACATCACTTGATATTGTTATTACACAatttggccactatgtcaatGTTGTACCACCATGATTCTATAGTAGCctaccaaacactggctctaggcTGGGCCTTTTGCATTATTGCGAATATCATGGCTACTAACACGCTTGGAAGGGGAGAGGTTATCAGTTGGTTACAATCTTCAACCTCACTACTAGGTGCCACTAAATC contains:
- the LOC128367888 gene encoding target of Myb1 membrane trafficking protein-like isoform X2; translation: MFSLGETMEFLIGNPFSTPVGQRIERATSGSVQSEDWGLNMEICDIINETDEGPRDAVKAIKKRIVGNKNFREIMLSLTVLEACVKNCGHRFHVLVTSQDFVEGVLVRSILPKYNPPTALHDRVLSLIQSWADAFRSSPSLSGVVYVYDDLRRRGLEFPMTDLDALSPIHTPNRSIPENGTETTPVTTPPHQPQTQTASSVPTQNASPQVQPSEGPASLSAEQEQKLRSELALVKGNLTVMSEMLNELKPGQTQLGDTELLQQLYSVCKSMQARVVELIPQLLDEGFIEELLMINDDLNNAFIRYERFDRLNNAQITNTPQSSVSSPSLIDFSPETSTLSQPAVITTNSQLAASTSANQKPSVNHKEEEEFDMFAQTRGSSLAEQRKSVRYEDPGAVEGLAGALDSRLQVTGGMPPVKNPVQNDIDRWLSSDMQDQSAVSEGVSSEEFDKFLEDRAIAADPNGQTIRNVPQSTSRPPPQSSTQQQNRSHDQLFSL
- the LOC128367888 gene encoding target of Myb1 membrane trafficking protein-like isoform X1; this translates as MFSLGETMEFLIGNPFSTPVGQRIERATSGSVQSEDWGLNMEICDIINETDEGPRDAVKAIKKRIVGNKNFREIMLSLTVLEACVKNCGHRFHVLVTSQDFVEGVLVRSILPKYNPPTALHDRVLSLIQSWADAFRSSPSLSGVVYVYDDLRRRGLEFPMTDLDALSPIHTPNRSIPENGTETTPVTTPPHQPQTQTASSVPTQNASPQVQPSEGPASLSAEQEQKLRSELALVKGNLTVMSEMLNELKPGQTQLGDTELLQQLYSVCKSMQARVVELIPQLLDEGFIEELLMINDDLNNAFIRYERFDRLNNAQITNTPQQSSVSSPSLIDFSPETSTLSQPAVITTNSQLAASTSANQKPSVNHKEEEEFDMFAQTRGSSLAEQRKSVRYEDPGAVEGLAGALDSRLQVTGGMPPVKNPVQNDIDRWLSSDMQDQSAVSEGVSSEEFDKFLEDRAIAADPNGQTIRNVPQSTSRPPPQSSTQQQNRSHDQLFSL
- the LOC128367888 gene encoding target of Myb1 membrane trafficking protein-like isoform X3: MKVVFFRPRDAVKAIKKRIVGNKNFREIMLSLTVLEACVKNCGHRFHVLVTSQDFVEGVLVRSILPKYNPPTALHDRVLSLIQSWADAFRSSPSLSGVVYVYDDLRRRGLEFPMTDLDALSPIHTPNRSIPENGTETTPVTTPPHQPQTQTASSVPTQNASPQVQPSEGPASLSAEQEQKLRSELALVKGNLTVMSEMLNELKPGQTQLGDTELLQQLYSVCKSMQARVVELIPQLLDEGFIEELLMINDDLNNAFIRYERFDRLNNAQITNTPQQSSVSSPSLIDFSPETSTLSQPAVITTNSQLAASTSANQKPSVNHKEEEEFDMFAQTRGSSLAEQRKSVRYEDPGAVEGLAGALDSRLQVTGGMPPVKNPVQNDIDRWLSSDMQDQSAVSEGVSSEEFDKFLEDRAIAADPNGQTIRNVPQSTSRPPPQSSTQQQNRSHDQLFSL
- the LOC128367919 gene encoding noggin-2-like, whose translation is MLLLKSSRMSGGGYTESLKHPIIERQWSTHNSTGEKEDQRSELSFFCSRPSRLKTMFRLFNCWVFVSVLLRGPADLTSNASTQDELLNVTEEDTGWDSPFLQLRANLPSYSQPIRPYALPTNSEDYHYVPESRHRRPSRLLRILGSSFDPFWMSIDQPSITSGVLTLEGDQDDGQPLSLSTKLPNYTALREKVNLSTSSDLREATAHRRLKLEEEAADLDFGFLPPDVASSVRAWLVRSAACGLRYQWVDLGAAYWPRWLRQTDCERSDGGRSCSFPIGMDCRRAQTTHLKILAWHCLEIREGGDGSRRIKADWSDGSTEMGTSEAVRRCLWRQVPYPVVTACTCLCK